From Mercenaria mercenaria strain notata chromosome 17, MADL_Memer_1, whole genome shotgun sequence, the proteins below share one genomic window:
- the LOC123536120 gene encoding mediator of RNA polymerase II transcription subunit 18-like has protein sequence MNLDPSLQQAVKGGIAPLQEHLLQGSIVDASKDYLINRLRGLCDNSDSPPGTFQDHEMVFQMKGNPQQQPVNVHLRHSLTETECWHLRYVGTAEIGDKSRHTLVRSCVDMGVSDSIVKYLNEIGFKLEYEFVAKGYFFHKGRMKVTVSKMYKINQQGDVNNIEPITLSNLVELSVVAPTGQEQIGEDMKNFAEQLKPLVQLEKVDHRKLQTGT, from the exons ATGAATCTAGATCCATCACTGCAGCAGGCTGTGAAAGGAG GTATAGCCCCACTACAAGAGCACCTGTTGCAGGGCAGTATTGTAGATGCATCAAAGGATTACCTCATCAACAGGTTAAGAGGACTATGTGACAATTCTGACTCACCACCGGGAACCTTTCAGGACCACGAGATGGTCTTCCAAATGA AGGGAAATCCACAGCAGCAGCCTGTTAATGTACATCTGAGACATTCCTTAACGGAGACAGAATGTTG gCACTTGCGATATGTTGGTACAGCTGAGATAGGTGATAAAAGTCGTCATACACTTGTACGTTCCTGTGTGGACATGGGGGTTTCAGATTCTATCGTAAAATATCTCAATGAAATAGGATTTAA atTGGAGTATGAGTTTGTTGCTAAAGGATACTTTTTCCATAAGGGCCGAATGAAAGTGACTGTGTCTAAAATGTACAAG ATAAATCAACAAGGAGATGTGAACAACATAGAGCCTATCACATTATCTAATCTTGTAGAACTTAGTGTTGTCGCACCAACAGGACAAGAACAGATTGGGGAAGATATGAAAAATTTTGCAGAACAGTTAAAACC TCTCGTTCAGCTGGAAAAAGTGGACCATCGAAAACTACAGACAGGGACTTGA